The following DNA comes from Podarcis raffonei isolate rPodRaf1 chromosome 10, rPodRaf1.pri, whole genome shotgun sequence.
GCGTACCAAGTGTTAGGTGTATTAATGCTTAGAGCTTCAGTGGAGTCCACAGATCAGGttcaatttttatttctattttttaaaaaggaaagaaaatataaCTGCGTTGTAGGATGGATATGTGAAAATATACAGAATTTAACTGCAATATGTATTGAGAGAGGCAGTTATTTGTATCACGGGAAGAGCACAAATTTATATGGCTTCGTAGAAATActgcgggggggcggggaggagggaaggaatgtTGGTGCCAAGGAACCACGAGTGAAACTAAGTTTGTGGAGTTTGTGCAAGAGTTCACACAGTGCTATAAGGGATTAACACGTGACAGCAGCTctcatatttttgaagaacatATTTGAATTTAGTTTCACTTGCCTCACACAACATGCAAGAAAGCAGAAGGTCTCTTCTGGATCCAAAGCCATAGTTCACCATTCTGGCACCCTTATGGTTACTCCAAATttaacttccaagtaaatgaGTTAATGTCTGGATTCTGCAAATCACGGCAAATGTAGGTCCCTTCCATAAAGATCATACTCTTTGTAGAGGATATAGGCTTTAAGAACTGGTGGAACAGGAAGCCTGTTCATGGACCGCGGCTTCTGTGTCCCCTCCAGTCCCATACATTTACGTATTTTCAGGCGGCACAAATGCTTTAGCGGGCGAGGATTCTCTGGaagacaaaaatgaaacaaaagagggAAATGCAATGGAAAATATGTCCCATTAACTTAGTGACTAACTAAGAGGCATGGGGAGGGTGATCAGTTCACAATACAAACAACTAGCATAGCACATAGCAAATACGATGCCAGCACAAccttaaaaataccgtatttttcgctctataacacgcacccgaccataacacgcacgtagtttttagaggaggaaaatccggaggcatgccacccgtaggcattccctctataacatgcacagacatttccccttactttttaggaggaaaaaagtgagtgttatggtgcaaaaaatacggtatatctattTAACAATATGTACACTAtattcttcctctgccctccctgtccatttccccttgtgtgttgtttttctttaagACAATGAGCAAtgcaggcagggactgtcttgttttaactgattgaaatgtaagccactctgggagcccttttttggctgaagagtggggtgcaaattctctaaataaataaaattaataaatactgCTGTTTTTGCCACGAATACCCATTTCTTAGAATACTTTATGTGCTGCTGTGACATAATGGCTTATGGCATATGGCTTAGCGACTCTGCTTAATACCTTGCCCATTCATGCATGATACTATAAAAACTAATGATTATGTAGGTCAGGTGAAGCATAGAGCCGGAAAAGGGGGTGGGTcacctagttcaaccctctgcaatgcagatatATATGAACACGCAGTCTCCCATCCGATCTGAAACCACGCCGGACCCTGCTAGTCTCCTGATTCTTAACACATTTATATGGAAGTAAATCCTCTTTATTCTAAGTAAAAATGCTTAAAATCATGGGATATATAATCCCTTGGAAATAAATGGGACTAATGACAGAACATATTCAAGTGCCCAAGATACACACTTTTGGATCTACGAAAAATGTGGTCCAGCTATTATGTACAGAATTCAACAACGTGCATATTTCCAAGCCAGGACTAGATTTTACCTAATATCTGCTGGATCTCTGCCCATTCTTTCTGggtctccagaacaaacttaagtTTTGTGCAAAGGGGAACATAATCCATGTAATCTATCAAAATACGAACGATGGGTCCTACTAAATGTTTCATCCAAGGAACGGTGATAAAGTCACAGAACTGAAACGAAATATATCCagtgttattttttaaatctccCAAGGTATATGTCCTTGCAATAAAACTGTGCAGAATTCACAAATATATCATGATAAAATACAATGCAATAATCCAAGAACTATGGCACTTTGCTTTAAGAGACTGAAGagaattctagattcaggtaggtagccgtgttggtctgaagcagtcaaaataaataaataaataaataaataaataaataaataaataaattaaaataaaatatccagtagcaccttagatgccaactaagtttgttctgggtatgagcttctgtgtgcacgcacacttcttcagatacacagagaATTCTTAAAAGATAAAAATGCCATCTTTAACTTCTACTATTCTGCGTGTCTTTGAGAGATATTGGGATGCTACATTCTGAAATGAAAACAGATACATTATTTGACATCTGTTTGTGTTTGCCCTGTGAGCAACCCAATCCACAAAGCTGTGAAACTAGTATTGCCTTTCATACTGATTAACAAGATTTTCTTTAGCTGCACAGCACTGTTGTAGTAATGTTGATTTCTTATGACAAAAAAGATGGCAGAGGTAAACAGATCTATCACTTGTTCATATATCTTTCCCTTAATCTAGGAACTAATATAAGGTCAGCCAAACATAGGACAGACCTCTTTGCACCTAGCACCCAAGAGGCAACTAGGATACCAAGTACTGGAACGACcagtggtctcttccagcttccACTGGTACCACCTTAATATTATTTTTCATTTGAGCTATTTTGTGTCTGGGATAGCTTTGTTGCCCACATAGCATTCCACATAATATTGGTGATGTTCCAGCAAAAGTTCTTCCTAGCCCCATGTGCCAACTGAATATATATCATTTGTTCATGGAGTATTCCTTTTACCAATGGCTGATAAGATCAGGTTCCTATGAAGTCAGTGACACTAAATCAGCTGGCTTGGATTTACATACTCTGGCCTAAGTGATTTTAGAAAGCTAGACCAATGGGCCGGTGTTATGTATGCATCCCTAAGCATCCTTATCAGCTGAGGAAAGAACACAAAACACGTGCCAACATTTTCTTCCTACAATAGCCCTTAGCTAGCAGCATCAGCCTCACTCTATACTTGGACTTTGTTATCATGGCTAAAAATAGAGGAAGGGGTGATTATTCATAAAAATCTATCCCCTTTGCTCCATTTTCCATTGGAAGCAGGCACTAGTAATAGAGAAATGCTTACGATCTTAACTATAAAACCCTAGATTTAAAATGTTACTTAAgagtaaggtaaaagtaaagggaccccgaccattaagtccagtcgtgactgactctggggttgcagcgctcatctcgctttattggccgagggagccggcgtacagcttccgggtcatgtggccagcatgactaagccgcttctggcaaaccagagcagcgcacggaaatgccgtttaccttcccgccggagcagtacctatttatctacttgcactttgacatgctttcaaactgctaggttggcaggagcagggactgagcaacgggagctcgccccgtcgcagggattcgaaccgccgaccttctgatcggcaagtcctaggctctgtggtttaacccccagcgccacccgcgtcccttcaattAAGAGTAGTACAGAGCAGAATGGAAAATCCTGGAAGGTGCTTACTGGATTATCTTTAATGACACAAGATGTCCATCCTGGTAACACCTCTTCCTCCGGAGTTGACCATACGAAAGAATTTCCAAAGATGTCCCCATGCATGCAGTCAAAACACAGATCCACAAGGTATCCATGATTCAGCAGCAGCCTTAGCATCACCTCGTCATTCAAGGCGTACTGAATAGCGCTGGGGAAATGGGTGTCATTCACAAGGTTAAAGTAGCAGTTGACGTTTGCTCCGTAAGAAAGAAGCAACCTGACGATTTCGTGGTTGCCAGCTCTCACGGCCACGAGGAGGCAGTTGAGATGGTCTTTATTTGGGTCTGCGCCAGCTTGCAGTAATACTTCAGTGGACAGAATGTCGTTGTTGGAAACAGCAAAGTAAAGCGCCGTTTTCCTTTCGTCGTCGTAACTTTTAGAAATGTGCTCTGCCAGGGTGGCGTTGACATCAAAACCATTTTCAATGAGGAGTTCCAGGCACTGTGGATTTTGGCCATCTGCCGCCGAGTGGATGGGACTTTGCCCGCTTTTCCGGATTGCAGTTTGGGATGTCACGGGAATGAGGAATTTCAGGGCCCTAAGGGGAGAAAATGAACTTAACGGGGAATCTGAAAAACACAACAGGCTGCCACACTTTTTCTGCCATCAGGAAAGCAACCCTTGTTTCACTGCTGGAACAAGGTGTTGTGTACACTATTATTTTGCTACTTTTTCAGTTGTGGGCTT
Coding sequences within:
- the ASB15 gene encoding ankyrin repeat and SOCS box protein 15 isoform X1, which encodes MEGNEGTDEDHLTGYAVQFSIQESLESARSQQTSSPDHEARFLPVSDQNRKLVAAIREGRVSELQDYVKYKYALDEADERVWFPLHEAAAQPIQQILEVILDASYKAMWEYKTCDGETPLTLAAKSRHAGNVRTLLEKGVWPNTTNRKGETPLLIATKQGSYEMASILIEFNCTVNQPCVKRWSAMHEAAKQGRNDIIALLLKNGGNVHLRDGFGVTPLGVAAEYGHCDVLEHLIHKGGDVYATADDGSSILFEAAGGGNPDCITLLLEYGGDGNLPNKAGQLPIHRAAYEGHYLALKFLIPVTSQTAIRKSGQSPIHSAADGQNPQCLELLIENGFDVNATLAEHISKSYDDERKTALYFAVSNNDILSTEVLLQAGADPNKDHLNCLLVAVRAGNHEIVRLLLSYGANVNCYFNLVNDTHFPSAIQYALNDEVMLRLLLNHGYLVDLCFDCMHGDIFGNSFVWSTPEEEVLPGWTSCVIKDNPFCDFITVPWMKHLVGPIVRILIDYMDYVPLCTKLKFVLETQKEWAEIQQILENPRPLKHLCRLKIRKCMGLEGTQKPRSMNRLPVPPVLKAYILYKEYDLYGRDLHLP
- the ASB15 gene encoding ankyrin repeat and SOCS box protein 15 isoform X4 — translated: MEGNEGTDEDHLTGYAVQFSIQESLESARSQQTSSPDHEARFLPVSDQNRKLVAAIREGRVSELQDYVKYKYALDEADERVWFPLHEAAAQPIQQILEVILDATKQGSYEMASILIEFNCTVNQPCVKRWSAMHEAAKQGRNDIIALLLKNGGNVHLRDGFGVTPLGVAAEYGHCDVLEHLIHKGGDVYATADDGSSILFEAAGGGNPDCITLLLEYGGDGNLPNKAGQLPIHRAAYEGHYLALKFLIPVTSQTAIRKSGQSPIHSAADGQNPQCLELLIENGFDVNATLAEHISKSYDDERKTALYFAVSNNDILSTEVLLQAGADPNKDHLNCLLVAVRAGNHEIVRLLLSYGANVNCYFNLVNDTHFPSAIQYALNDEVMLRLLLNHGYLVDLCFDCMHGDIFGNSFVWSTPEEEVLPGWTSCVIKDNPFCDFITVPWMKHLVGPIVRILIDYMDYVPLCTKLKFVLETQKEWAEIQQILENPRPLKHLCRLKIRKCMGLEGTQKPRSMNRLPVPPVLKAYILYKEYDLYGRDLHLP
- the ASB15 gene encoding ankyrin repeat and SOCS box protein 15 isoform X2, which translates into the protein MLFSLASRSPLKVQGASKLLPLIMKQGRVSELQDYVKYKYALDEADERVWFPLHEAAAQPIQQILEVILDASYKAMWEYKTCDGETPLTLAAKSRHAGNVRTLLEKGVWPNTTNRKGETPLLIATKQGSYEMASILIEFNCTVNQPCVKRWSAMHEAAKQGRNDIIALLLKNGGNVHLRDGFGVTPLGVAAEYGHCDVLEHLIHKGGDVYATADDGSSILFEAAGGGNPDCITLLLEYGGDGNLPNKAGQLPIHRAAYEGHYLALKFLIPVTSQTAIRKSGQSPIHSAADGQNPQCLELLIENGFDVNATLAEHISKSYDDERKTALYFAVSNNDILSTEVLLQAGADPNKDHLNCLLVAVRAGNHEIVRLLLSYGANVNCYFNLVNDTHFPSAIQYALNDEVMLRLLLNHGYLVDLCFDCMHGDIFGNSFVWSTPEEEVLPGWTSCVIKDNPFCDFITVPWMKHLVGPIVRILIDYMDYVPLCTKLKFVLETQKEWAEIQQILENPRPLKHLCRLKIRKCMGLEGTQKPRSMNRLPVPPVLKAYILYKEYDLYGRDLHLP